From the Thamnophis elegans isolate rThaEle1 chromosome 16, rThaEle1.pri, whole genome shotgun sequence genome, the window TTCTATGGACAAGAACAAAATAGGATTAAAAGGTACTTGGATGGAAAGGAAGAAACTATTAAGTTTTGCTGCAGTTCTGGATATAAGCCCGTGCTTGAATTCCTCTACAATAACGGTTGGATATACGCCAAGAAGGTCCCATATCCTGTGgcttttttaaatcacattttagtGTGGGTGTAGGGGGGGAAAAATGTTGCTTGCTTCACCGCCGGTTTTCTAAATGTTGTGTTGCCAGTGAGGACTTCCACACACCTCTTGTGCCTCTGCCTCTTCTCCAGGCCCTTTGAAAACTCCCATCGCTGCTGGCCACCCATCCATGAATTTGCTGCTCCGTAAAACCTTTGACCTGTATGCCAATGTCCGTCCTTGCGTGTCCATCGAGGGCTACAAGACCCCTTACACGGATGTGGACATCGTCACCATACGAGAGAACACGGAAGGCGAATACAGCGGCATCGAGCACGTGGTGCGTGGTTTGAGTGGGCTTTAACTCCAGCCGTCCCATACGCCCAGATTCAGCAGGCTGCTCGAATTTAACACAAGAACTGAAAAGAAATTAACTTTTAACTCACCGCTTAATTTGGTTTTTCCAAGCTTTTCATaatctccccttcccccccacctttttttttttttttttgctactcgCTTAACCTTTGCGTGTCTTTCAGATTGTGGATGGCGTTGTGCAGAGCATTAAACTCATCACCGAGGACGCTAGCAAGCGAATTGCTGACTTTGCTTTCGAATATGCCAGGAATAATCAGAGGAGCAAAGTTACGGCTGTGCACAAAGCTAATATTATGTAGGTGGTGATAGAAATGACTCCAAGCCTTCCCGGTTCTTATTCCAGTTTTCAGAATCctaactgcttttttttttttaaccatgttaaatttaattttatttaatttctttttaacttttgtgttatgtgtttcttttaatgttgtacgctgccctgagtccttgggagaagggcggcatataaatcgaataaacctaaacctaaaaaaaaaaaaccacattgtcAGAGAAAGAGAGGTTGTATATTGGAGGCATATTTTTTGGCAGGCAGATGTTATTCAATTTGAGACTCAATCCCTCTTCTCCGCTTTTCCAAATTAACTCGCTCAAAGGAAGCTTTTATAATTGCTTAGCTACAAGTGATTGATGGCTACTTGTAAATAATCATTTCAAAAAAACCCGTTTGTACGTCTGGACCTCCAACTTGTGTTGCTTTTCCTTGCGTGCAGGAGAATGTCCGATGGCCTCTTTCTGAGAAAATGCAGAGAAGCGGCGGAAAACTGTAAAGATATTAAGTTTAACGAAATGTACCTTGACACCGTGTGTCTGAATGTGAGTATATCATGTGTGGTGAGTCGTTTAAGGGGCCACCGTTCTGCTTACGTTAAAAACAACCGTTACCTGTCTTTCTCCTCCAGATGGTGCAGGATCCATCTCGGTTTGATGTCCTCGTCATGCCAAATTTGTATGGGGACATCCTTAGGCAAGTAGCGTTTGGGTCAATTGTGGTCCCTGTGGGTGGAAGATGCGTCCACCGCTTCTACTTCCAAACGGACTCCTGTGGTGCGACCTGATTTTGCTTCCCTGCTTCTCAAATATCTTCCACTGCAAAGGCTAATTGCCCTTTCTCCATTCTTTGTGTggtgtgtttttcttttcagtgATCTGTGCGCGGGCTTGATCGGGGGTCTTGGTGTGACTCCCAGTGGGAATATCGGTGCTAACGGAGTTGCAATCTTTGAGTCGGTAAGGGGCCTCGGACCCAGCTCGTTAGACTGGcctttggtgggtgggtgggtagcgATGGGTCAGTGGGGTGAGGATGCTTTCTCTTCGCAGGTTCACGGGACAGCTCCGGATATTGCCGGGAAAGACTTGGCCAACCCAACGGCGCTTCTCTTGAGTGCCGTCATGATGCTGCGTCACATGGGAATGCACGACTTCGCCATGAAAATAGAAACGGCTTGCTTCGACACCATCAAAGACCAGAAGGTAGGTCTTGGCTAAGGTTCGCCAAACTGAGGTGACTTTGGGAAGGTCACGCATTCTGGGACTGAATGTCTGTTTATTTAGGTTTCAGGCCTTCCGTGCCTAAAATCCCAGCACTTTTCCCAAAATGAGTTAGGCATTGGTTAGGCCAGGAGTGGGCCAACTATAGCAACTTTGTGAtcagtggatttcaactcccagaattcctgagccaggaattctggctggctcaggaattctgggagttggaagtccacaggtcgtaaagtCACCATAATTGGACTGTGATGATGGTTTTATCACCCTTTGCTATTTTTACTGTATAAATGATGCAGTTAGCACTATCAATTAAGGTGACAAGATGCCAAAAGTTGCACCTCATACCAGACTCAAAGCAGGAACCACACATTAAATCTGTCTTTCGGTACAAATCTTATAAAACGGAagctttctttgtgtgtgtgaccTATAAATTTGATGGTAGAAAAATTAGATCAGGTAGCCTATTCAGTTTCCCCGTTCATAAATGATCTTAAGATCCATGTACAATTTGCAAAATTTCATCTCCCT encodes:
- the LOC116519455 gene encoding isocitrate dehydrogenase [NAD] subunit alpha, mitochondrial, which gives rise to MATCSWVPKVFRILGGFRIQKQVTRNFASNPQTVTLIPGDGIGPEISAAVAKIFEAAKVPVQFEERNVTAIQGPGGKWMIPQDAKDSMDKNKIGLKGPLKTPIAAGHPSMNLLLRKTFDLYANVRPCVSIEGYKTPYTDVDIVTIRENTEGEYSGIEHVIVDGVVQSIKLITEDASKRIADFAFEYARNNQRSKVTAVHKANIMRMSDGLFLRKCREAAENCKDIKFNEMYLDTVCLNMVQDPSRFDVLVMPNLYGDILSDLCAGLIGGLGVTPSGNIGANGVAIFESVHGTAPDIAGKDLANPTALLLSAVMMLRHMGMHDFAMKIETACFDTIKDQKVLTKDLGGNAKCSEFTAEICRRVRAME